A part of Thermus oshimai DSM 12092 genomic DNA contains:
- the mqnE gene encoding aminofutalosine synthase MqnE, which produces MKGIQDPRLVPIAEKVLAGERVSFEEGLVLYQTQDLPTLMRLANWVRERKHGHKTYFVHSIRVSQTNICYVGCTFCAFQRRFGEEGAWDWDVEEVVAWIKARYQPGLKEIHLTAGHHPKRPFQYYLDLVRALKANFPEAQVKAWTAAEIHHFSKIARLPYREVLQALKEAGLDAMPGGGAEIFAERVRKRIARAKVSAEGWLEVHRTAHALGLPTNATMLYGHIETLEERLDHMERLRRLQDETGGFMSFIPLAFQPDGNPLARELGKKGFTTGVDDLKNLAVARIYLDNFPHIKGYWATLTPELAQVSLDWGVTDIDGTLIEERIVHMAGSPTPKGLTKGELARIILRAGRIPVERDALYREVRVWDAVEA; this is translated from the coding sequence ATGAAGGGGATCCAAGACCCCCGTCTCGTCCCCATCGCCGAAAAGGTCCTGGCGGGCGAACGGGTCAGCTTTGAGGAGGGCCTCGTCCTCTACCAGACCCAAGACCTCCCCACCCTCATGCGCCTGGCCAACTGGGTGCGGGAAAGGAAGCACGGGCACAAGACCTACTTCGTCCACTCCATACGGGTCTCCCAGACCAACATCTGCTACGTGGGGTGCACCTTCTGCGCCTTCCAGCGAAGGTTCGGGGAGGAAGGGGCCTGGGACTGGGACGTGGAGGAGGTGGTGGCCTGGATCAAGGCCCGCTACCAGCCGGGGTTAAAGGAGATCCACCTCACCGCGGGGCACCACCCCAAGAGGCCCTTCCAGTACTACCTGGACCTGGTGCGGGCCCTCAAAGCGAACTTCCCCGAAGCCCAGGTGAAGGCCTGGACCGCGGCGGAGATCCACCACTTCTCCAAGATCGCCCGCCTCCCCTACCGGGAGGTGCTCCAGGCCCTGAAGGAGGCGGGCCTGGACGCCATGCCGGGGGGCGGGGCGGAGATCTTCGCCGAGCGGGTGCGGAAGCGCATAGCCCGGGCCAAGGTGAGCGCGGAGGGGTGGCTGGAGGTGCACCGCACGGCCCACGCCCTGGGCCTCCCCACCAACGCCACCATGCTCTACGGGCACATCGAGACCCTGGAGGAGCGCCTGGACCACATGGAGCGCTTAAGGCGGCTCCAGGACGAGACCGGTGGGTTCATGAGCTTCATCCCCCTGGCCTTCCAGCCCGACGGGAACCCGCTTGCCCGGGAGCTTGGGAAGAAGGGGTTCACCACCGGGGTGGACGACCTGAAAAACCTCGCCGTGGCCCGCATCTACCTGGACAACTTCCCCCACATCAAGGGCTACTGGGCCACCCTGACCCCCGAGCTGGCCCAGGTGTCCCTGGACTGGGGGGTGACGGACATCGACGGCACCCTCATTGAGGAACGGATCGTCCACATGGCGGGAAGCCCCACCCCTAAGGGCCTCACCAAGGGGGAGCTGGCCCGCATCATCCTGCGGGCGGGCCGCATCCCCGTGGAGCGGGACGCCCTCTACCGGGAGGTCCGGGTCTGGGACGCCGTGGAGGCATGA
- a CDS encoding YqhA family protein translates to MSPRLRWETLAHLARWSMLLPVAGLLLGALYFAYHALKEVLLALPLGLEAALPKMVGAVDLALLAAVFLLFGLGLFELFLRKLDLPLENVLAVESLSDLKEKLGQVVVMILVVKFFEKALVFKPQEALDFLLFAAGVALLALALWLTRK, encoded by the coding sequence ATGTCCCCTAGGCTCCGCTGGGAGACCCTGGCCCACCTGGCCCGCTGGAGCATGCTCCTGCCCGTGGCGGGCCTCCTCCTAGGGGCGCTCTACTTCGCCTACCATGCCCTCAAGGAGGTCCTCCTGGCCCTTCCCCTAGGCCTCGAGGCCGCCCTCCCCAAGATGGTGGGGGCGGTGGACCTGGCCCTTTTGGCGGCGGTCTTCCTCCTTTTCGGCCTGGGGCTTTTTGAGCTTTTCCTGAGGAAGCTGGACCTCCCCCTGGAGAACGTCCTGGCGGTGGAAAGCCTTTCGGACCTCAAGGAGAAGCTGGGCCAGGTGGTGGTCATGATCCTGGTGGTGAAGTTCTTTGAGAAGGCCCTGGTCTTCAAGCCCCAAGAAGCCCTGGACTTCCTCCTCTTCGCCGCCGGGGTGGCCCTTCTGGCCCTGGCCCTTTGGCTTACCCGCAAGTAG
- a CDS encoding LacI family DNA-binding transcriptional regulator: MKRKPTIHEVAERAGVGIGTVSRVLNNHPAVRPETRARVLKAMEELGYTPNPHARRIAGGRSYTVSVLLPFVATEFYRRLLEGLEGVLLEKRYDLALFPILSLARLERYLESTTLAYLTDGLILASYDLSERFEGGRLPTDRPVVLVDAKNPQYDSVYLDNRLGGRMAGAYLARFPGAVFAIKVEEEPDRVFRHTVFSERMAGFREALLEAGRPFPEDHLYVTRLSPEGGRLALRHFLEKASPPINVFAGADQVALGVLEEAQRLGLTPGKEVRVLGYDGHPFTEELGLSTVAQPVEAMGARAAQLLLERMQGYAGPPRAVRFEPTLIERSSTAPSKEAPYVP, from the coding sequence ATGAAGCGGAAACCCACCATCCACGAGGTGGCCGAGCGGGCGGGGGTGGGCATCGGCACCGTGAGCCGGGTGCTGAACAACCACCCCGCCGTGCGGCCCGAAACCCGGGCCCGGGTGCTTAAGGCCATGGAGGAGCTGGGCTACACCCCAAACCCCCACGCCCGCCGCATCGCCGGGGGAAGGAGCTACACGGTTTCCGTCCTCCTCCCCTTCGTGGCCACGGAGTTCTACCGGAGGCTTCTGGAAGGCCTGGAGGGGGTCCTTTTGGAAAAGCGCTACGACCTGGCCCTCTTCCCCATCCTCTCCCTGGCCCGGCTGGAGCGCTACCTGGAGAGCACCACCCTGGCCTACCTCACGGACGGCCTCATCCTGGCCTCCTACGACCTCTCCGAGCGCTTTGAAGGGGGGCGCCTGCCCACCGACCGGCCCGTGGTCCTGGTGGACGCCAAGAACCCCCAGTACGACTCCGTCTACCTGGACAACCGCCTAGGGGGGAGGATGGCGGGGGCGTACCTGGCCCGCTTCCCCGGGGCCGTCTTCGCCATCAAGGTGGAGGAGGAGCCCGACCGGGTCTTCCGCCACACCGTCTTCAGCGAGCGCATGGCGGGCTTCCGGGAAGCCCTCCTGGAGGCGGGCCGGCCCTTCCCCGAAGACCACCTCTACGTCACCCGGCTCTCCCCAGAAGGGGGCAGGCTCGCCCTGCGCCACTTCCTGGAAAAGGCCTCCCCGCCCATCAACGTCTTCGCCGGGGCGGACCAGGTGGCCCTAGGGGTCCTGGAGGAGGCCCAGCGCCTGGGCCTCACCCCGGGGAAGGAGGTGCGGGTCCTGGGGTACGACGGCCACCCCTTCACGGAGGAGCTCGGGCTTTCCACCGTGGCCCAGCCCGTGGAGGCCATGGGGGCCCGGGCGGCCCAGCTCCTTTTGGAGAGGATGCAGGGCTACGCGGGGCCCCCGAGGGCGGTGCGCTTTGAGCCCACCCTCATCGAGCGCTCCTCCACCGCCCCCTCCAAGGAGGCCCCCTATGTCCCCTAG
- a CDS encoding glycerol-3-phosphate acyltransferase — protein sequence MGYLLLAYLLGSLVGGLLFFPEVRGKDLPGGSGVFRKKGPWAALLVVLWDVGKGVLALLLTPEPLRPYAGAALVAGHTWPLFFRFRGGGGIAPSLGYFLAWYPRETLLASALALGVAGAYHLLWWRKRRGVYPIPFGAIFGYLALLFLLPSPGRLGALWVAGVVLLRGLEILRGRW from the coding sequence ATGGGCTACCTCCTCCTGGCCTACCTCCTGGGCTCCTTGGTGGGGGGGCTCCTCTTCTTCCCGGAGGTGCGGGGGAAGGACCTGCCCGGGGGGTCCGGGGTCTTTCGGAAAAAGGGCCCTTGGGCGGCCCTCCTGGTGGTGCTTTGGGACGTGGGGAAGGGGGTGTTGGCCCTCCTCCTCACCCCCGAGCCCCTCCGCCCCTACGCGGGGGCGGCCCTGGTGGCCGGGCACACCTGGCCCCTCTTCTTCCGCTTCCGGGGGGGTGGGGGGATCGCGCCCTCCTTGGGCTACTTCCTGGCCTGGTACCCCCGGGAGACCCTCCTGGCCTCGGCCCTGGCCCTCGGGGTGGCGGGGGCCTACCACCTCCTTTGGTGGCGGAAAAGGCGGGGGGTTTACCCCATCCCCTTTGGGGCCATCTTCGGCTACCTGGCCCTTCTCTTCCTCCTGCCCTCCCCGGGGCGGCTTGGGGCCTTGTGGGTGGCCGGGGTGGTCCTCCTTCGGGGTTTGGAAATCCTAAGGGGCAGGTGGTAG
- a CDS encoding fumarylacetoacetate hydrolase family protein — MKILRFNEGRWGILEGEMVLETDAPGGNPTGRRYDLASVTLLPPATPSKIVCVGRNYREHIREMGYDFGHDLPKEPGLFLKAPNTLARPGNPRDPWGSAEPVPYPAFTQELHYEGELAVVIGDRMRRVPPERALDHVLGYTIGLDITARDVQKKDLQWVRAKSADGFLPLGPWIETDLDPQATWVRTWVNGELRQEAPTSAMIFTVAEILSYISSFMTLEPLDVVLTGTPEGVGPLSPGDRLEVGVEGIGTLFSVIGPREG; from the coding sequence ATGAAGATCCTACGGTTCAACGAAGGGCGCTGGGGCATCTTGGAAGGGGAGATGGTTCTGGAAACGGACGCCCCCGGGGGGAACCCCACGGGGAGGCGGTACGACCTGGCCTCGGTGACCCTCCTCCCCCCGGCCACCCCCAGCAAGATCGTCTGCGTGGGGCGGAACTACCGGGAGCACATCCGGGAGATGGGGTACGATTTCGGCCACGACCTCCCCAAGGAGCCGGGCCTTTTCCTCAAGGCCCCCAACACCCTGGCCCGCCCCGGGAACCCCAGGGACCCCTGGGGGAGCGCGGAGCCCGTGCCCTACCCCGCCTTCACGCAGGAGCTCCACTACGAGGGGGAGCTCGCCGTGGTCATCGGGGACCGGATGCGGAGGGTCCCGCCCGAACGGGCCCTGGACCACGTGCTGGGCTACACCATCGGCCTAGACATCACCGCCCGGGACGTGCAGAAGAAGGACCTCCAGTGGGTCCGGGCCAAGAGCGCGGACGGGTTCCTCCCCCTAGGCCCCTGGATTGAGACCGACCTGGACCCCCAGGCCACCTGGGTGCGCACCTGGGTGAACGGGGAGCTCCGCCAGGAGGCCCCCACCTCGGCCATGATCTTCACCGTGGCCGAGATCCTCTCCTACATCTCCTCCTTCATGACCTTGGAGCCTTTGGACGTGGTCCTCACCGGGACCCCCGAGGGGGTGGGGCCTTTGAGCCCGGGGGACCGCCTCGAGGTGGGGGTGGAGGGCATCGGGACGCTTTTCAGCGTCATCGGGCCCAGGGAGGGGTAG
- a CDS encoding MBL fold metallo-hydrolase produces MEVRVLDCRFQGAEGVIASFLLKTEAGPILIETGPERTFPALVEALGREGVAPEEVGHVFVTHIHLDHAGAAWRFAELGATVYVHPKGAPHLIDPSRLLASAERIYGDLLKPLWGEVRPIPEGRVRALTDGEEVRIGGVTVQALETLGHAVHHHAYRVGEALFAGDIAGVRIAPGPVLPPTPPPDIHLESWYASLDRLKALRPEVLYLTHFGPYTDVEAHLEALRARLRAWADWVLARLREGRDPQSLTPEFEAYWRQGLEEEGVDGALARLYELADPPYMNLQGLVRYWQKHHPEAL; encoded by the coding sequence ATGGAGGTCCGGGTGCTGGACTGCCGCTTCCAGGGGGCAGAAGGGGTCATCGCGAGCTTCCTCCTGAAGACGGAGGCGGGGCCCATTCTGATTGAAACCGGCCCCGAGCGCACCTTCCCCGCCCTGGTGGAGGCCTTGGGGAGGGAAGGGGTGGCCCCGGAGGAGGTGGGCCACGTCTTCGTCACCCACATCCACCTGGACCACGCGGGGGCCGCCTGGCGCTTTGCGGAGCTTGGGGCCACGGTCTACGTCCACCCCAAGGGGGCCCCGCACCTTATAGACCCTTCCAGGCTCCTCGCCTCCGCGGAGCGGATCTACGGGGACCTCCTGAAGCCCCTTTGGGGGGAGGTGAGGCCCATCCCTGAGGGAAGGGTCCGGGCCCTCACGGACGGGGAGGAGGTACGGATCGGCGGGGTCACGGTCCAGGCCCTGGAGACCTTGGGCCACGCGGTCCACCACCACGCCTACCGGGTGGGGGAGGCCCTCTTCGCGGGGGACATCGCCGGGGTGCGCATCGCCCCGGGGCCCGTCCTTCCCCCCACCCCGCCCCCCGACATCCACCTGGAAAGCTGGTACGCCTCCCTAGACCGCCTCAAGGCCCTCCGCCCGGAGGTCCTCTACCTCACCCACTTCGGCCCCTACACCGATGTGGAGGCCCACCTGGAGGCCCTGAGGGCAAGGCTTAGGGCCTGGGCGGACTGGGTCCTGGCCCGGCTTAGGGAGGGGAGGGACCCCCAAAGCCTCACCCCCGAGTTTGAAGCCTACTGGCGGCAGGGGCTGGAGGAGGAAGGGGTGGACGGGGCCCTGGCCCGGCTCTACGAGCTCGCCGACCCCCCCTACATGAACCTCCAGGGCCTCGTGCGCTACTGGCAGAAGCACCACCCCGAGGCCCTATGA